The Vibrio navarrensis genome has a segment encoding these proteins:
- the flgG gene encoding flagellar basal-body rod protein FlgG — protein sequence MHPALWVSKTGLDAQQTNIATISNNLANASTIGFKKSRAVFEDLFYQNINQPGGQSSQNTELPSGLMLGAGSKVVATQKVHTHGNAQTTTNALDLMVEGDGFFQITMPDGNIGYTRNGQFTLNGEGVVVTSGSGYPLEPEIVIPEDAISITVGTDGEVSVRIRGQQDNQVVGQITITDFVNPGGLEPIGQNLYLPTGASGDPQQGVPGLDGLGEVRQSMLETSNVNVTEELVNMIEAQRVYEMNSKVISSVDKMMSFVNQQL from the coding sequence ATGCATCCGGCACTATGGGTAAGTAAGACAGGGCTCGACGCTCAGCAAACCAACATTGCAACCATTTCAAACAACCTGGCTAACGCCTCAACCATCGGTTTTAAAAAGAGTCGTGCGGTGTTTGAAGATCTGTTTTATCAGAATATCAATCAGCCCGGCGGCCAATCGTCGCAAAATACGGAATTGCCAAGTGGCCTGATGCTTGGCGCGGGTTCGAAAGTGGTGGCAACGCAAAAAGTGCACACCCACGGCAACGCGCAAACGACAACCAACGCACTGGATTTGATGGTGGAAGGCGATGGTTTTTTCCAAATCACCATGCCAGACGGCAACATTGGTTATACCCGCAATGGCCAGTTCACCCTCAATGGCGAAGGGGTGGTGGTGACTTCGGGATCCGGTTACCCGCTGGAGCCAGAAATTGTGATTCCCGAGGACGCCATTTCGATTACCGTCGGTACCGATGGTGAAGTGTCAGTGCGAATCCGCGGTCAGCAAGATAACCAAGTTGTGGGCCAGATAACCATCACCGATTTTGTTAACCCAGGTGGTTTAGAGCCCATTGGTCAAAACCTTTACTTACCCACTGGCGCAAGTGGTGATCCGCAGCAAGGGGTCCCTGGCTTGGATGGTTTAGGCGAAGTGCGTCAGTCAATGCTGGAAACGTCCAACGTAAACGTGACGGAAGAGCTGGTGAATATGATCGAAGCACAACGCGTCTACGAGATGAACTCAAAAGTGATTTCGTCAGTCGATAAGATGATGAGCTTCGTTAACCAACAGTTGTAA
- the flgH gene encoding flagellar basal body L-ring protein FlgH — protein sequence MKRLSLIALVAVMSGCTMLEPIETSEVSQATTVVDAVEGDKSKDQSTGIVDTLRGRSDPVAGDPAWAPIHPNQKPEHYAAATGSLFSADHISDLYDDSKPRGLGDIITVLLDETTNASKSANAGLSKSNDASMDPLQVGGQELKIDGKYNFSYNLSNANSFTGDASANQSNSISGSITVEVIEVLANGNLVVRGEKWLTLNTGDEYIRLSGTIRPDDIDFDNTIASNRVSNARIQYSGTGTQQDMQQPGFLARFFNVSL from the coding sequence ATGAAACGCTTAAGTCTGATTGCATTGGTGGCAGTGATGAGCGGTTGTACGATGTTAGAACCGATCGAAACCAGCGAAGTGAGCCAAGCCACGACCGTCGTTGATGCAGTTGAAGGCGACAAATCTAAAGACCAAAGTACGGGTATTGTTGATACCTTGCGTGGTCGTAGCGATCCGGTCGCTGGTGACCCGGCTTGGGCACCCATCCATCCAAATCAAAAGCCCGAGCATTACGCCGCGGCCACGGGCTCTCTGTTTAGCGCCGATCACATCTCTGATCTGTATGATGACTCCAAACCACGTGGTCTTGGCGACATTATTACCGTGTTGTTAGATGAAACCACCAATGCGTCGAAAAGTGCCAATGCCGGGCTATCAAAGAGTAATGATGCCAGCATGGATCCACTGCAAGTGGGTGGGCAAGAGCTGAAAATTGATGGTAAATACAATTTTTCCTACAACTTGAGCAACGCCAACAGCTTTACCGGTGACGCTTCTGCCAATCAGAGTAACAGCATCAGCGGCTCAATCACGGTTGAAGTGATTGAAGTGTTGGCAAACGGCAACCTCGTGGTCCGCGGTGAGAAGTGGTTAACCCTCAATACGGGCGACGAGTACATTCGTCTTAGCGGTACCATTCGTCCCGACGATATCGATTTTGACAACACGATTGCGTCAAACCGCGTCTCTAACGCAAGAATTCAGTATTCTGGAACCGGAACGCAGCAGGATATGCAGCAACCCGGATTCTTGGCACGATTCTTTAATGTCTCTCTGTAA
- a CDS encoding flagellar basal body P-ring protein FlgI — protein sequence MKKFTLILMSLLMTVTSAQAARIKDVSQVAGVRSNQLVGYGLVSGLPGTGESTPFTEQSFNAMLQNFGIQLPAGTKPKIKNVAAVMVTAELPPFSKPGQQIDITVSSIGSAKSLRGGTLLQTFLKGLDGQVYAVAQGNLVVSGFSATGADGSKIVGNNPTVGIISSGAMVEREVPTPFGRGDFITFNLLESDFTTAQRMADAVNNFLGPQMASAVDATSVRVRAPRDISQRVAFLSAIENLEFDPADGSAKIIVNSRTGTIVVGKHVRLKPAAVTHGGMTVAIKENLSVSQPNSFAGGETVVVPNSDISVTEEEGKMFKFEPGLTLDDLVRAVNQVGAAPSDLMAILQALKQAGAIEGQLIII from the coding sequence ATGAAAAAATTCACCCTGATACTAATGAGTCTGTTAATGACGGTGACTTCGGCACAAGCGGCGCGCATCAAAGATGTCTCCCAGGTCGCGGGGGTAAGAAGTAACCAACTGGTGGGCTATGGCCTAGTATCTGGCTTGCCGGGCACTGGGGAATCGACACCGTTTACCGAACAGAGCTTTAACGCCATGTTGCAAAATTTCGGCATTCAATTGCCTGCGGGCACCAAGCCGAAGATCAAAAACGTTGCCGCCGTGATGGTCACCGCGGAATTGCCACCTTTCTCTAAACCTGGGCAACAAATCGACATTACCGTCTCATCGATTGGCAGTGCCAAAAGTCTGCGCGGCGGCACCTTACTGCAAACCTTCCTCAAAGGCCTAGATGGGCAAGTCTATGCCGTTGCACAAGGCAACTTAGTGGTCAGTGGTTTTAGCGCCACAGGTGCCGATGGCTCAAAAATTGTCGGCAATAACCCAACAGTCGGGATTATTTCCAGCGGTGCGATGGTCGAACGTGAAGTACCCACGCCGTTTGGTCGCGGTGACTTTATCACCTTTAACCTACTCGAATCCGATTTCACTACTGCGCAGCGTATGGCCGATGCGGTCAATAACTTCCTAGGCCCTCAAATGGCCTCAGCAGTGGATGCCACATCGGTGCGAGTTCGTGCGCCTCGTGACATCAGCCAGCGCGTTGCTTTTCTCTCTGCGATCGAGAACTTAGAGTTTGACCCTGCAGATGGTTCAGCAAAAATCATTGTTAACTCGCGCACTGGCACCATTGTGGTCGGTAAACACGTACGTCTAAAACCAGCTGCCGTGACGCATGGTGGCATGACGGTAGCAATCAAAGAGAATCTTAGCGTCAGCCAACCCAATTCCTTCGCTGGTGGCGAGACGGTCGTGGTGCCGAATTCCGATATTTCGGTCACCGAAGAAGAAGGCAAAATGTTCAAGTTTGAACCGGGACTGACATTGGACGACTTAGTCCGTGCGGTCAATCAGGTCGGCGCAGCCCCTTCGGATCTGATGGCGATTTTGCAAGCGCTCAAGCAAGCAGGTGCCATTGAAGGACAACTGATCATCATCTGA
- the flgJ gene encoding flagellar assembly peptidoglycan hydrolase FlgJ produces MINNANDIGFIHDISSLDKLRQQAVGGDEAHEQEALKAAAKQFESIFTSMLFKSMRDANAGFESDLMNSQNEQFYRQMLDEQMASELSSSGSLGLADMIVAQLSANKGVDKNELAMREAGKEAPLRMPVNTSKAREIEQRLIESGELSRKETARFDSPESFVQSMRPYAERAAKTLGVEPSLLLAQAALETGWGQKVVKNARNSSNNLFNIKADRSWRGEQVRTQTLEFHDNTPVKETASFRAYNSFADSFNDYVAFLNQNPRYQVALQHNGDSEAFIRGIHRAGYATDPDYAEKVLSVKERIENM; encoded by the coding sequence ATGATCAACAACGCAAATGACATCGGCTTTATTCACGACATCAGCAGCCTAGACAAGCTGCGCCAACAAGCGGTTGGCGGTGATGAGGCGCATGAACAGGAAGCGCTGAAAGCCGCGGCCAAGCAGTTTGAATCGATTTTTACCTCGATGCTGTTTAAATCCATGCGTGATGCTAATGCGGGCTTTGAGTCGGATCTGATGAATAGCCAAAACGAGCAGTTCTATCGCCAGATGCTGGATGAGCAGATGGCCAGCGAACTGAGTTCATCCGGATCATTGGGTTTAGCGGACATGATTGTTGCCCAGCTTAGCGCGAACAAAGGCGTGGATAAAAACGAGCTGGCGATGCGAGAAGCCGGCAAAGAAGCGCCATTGAGAATGCCTGTCAATACCAGCAAAGCGCGTGAGATTGAGCAACGCTTAATCGAATCGGGTGAACTGAGTCGCAAAGAGACGGCTCGCTTTGATTCACCAGAGTCGTTCGTTCAGTCGATGCGCCCTTATGCTGAGCGCGCCGCCAAAACCTTGGGCGTAGAACCTAGTTTACTGTTAGCGCAAGCGGCGCTAGAAACTGGATGGGGGCAGAAGGTAGTGAAAAATGCCCGCAACAGCAGTAATAACCTGTTCAACATTAAGGCGGATCGCAGTTGGCGAGGTGAGCAAGTGCGCACGCAAACACTCGAATTCCATGACAACACGCCAGTGAAAGAGACCGCGTCCTTCCGCGCTTATAACTCATTTGCCGACAGCTTCAACGACTATGTGGCGTTCCTCAATCAGAATCCTCGCTATCAAGTGGCTTTGCAGCACAATGGCGATTCTGAAGCGTTCATCCGTGGTATTCACCGGGCCGGATACGCAACCGATCCTGATTACGCTGAGAAGGTACTCAGCGTAAAAGAACGGATAGAAAACATGTAA
- the flgK gene encoding flagellar hook-associated protein FlgK — MASDLLNVGTQSVLTAQRQLNTTGHNISNVNTEGYSRQSVVQATNDPRQFGGSTYGMGVHVENVRRSWDQFAVNELNLSATNYANKSDVEANLEMLSGMLSSVASKKIPENLNEWFDALKTLADSPNDMGARKVLLEKARIIAETVNGFHETVRQQYDVTNKKLDMGIERINQIAVEIRDIHRLMMRTPGQHNDLMDQHEKLVKELSEYTKVTVTPRSNAEGFNIHIGNGHTLVSGTEASQLKMIGGYPDVHQRRLAIYEGNSLKPIKSVALDGKLGAMLDMRDNQIPHVMDEMGRMAAAFSNEVNLLQKQGLDLRGNIGGLIFTDVNSELIAKSRAVAAPDSTAEVAVFINDIAALQGGEYALRYDGSNYTVTKPSGETVTVSLDSAKSAFYLDGMRVEVRNEPKSGEKILLRPTRNSAAQMKVETNDANTIAAQSYEASTTFAQGTAQFHILAAGDLREFEVIVSPKGDQFAVIDTKGNVVRSPAPYPTDGPISVVLPSNHPSYKDGKETVFELTPGALANDKFTANLVPSDGDNGNLRKMQQIQLDKKMDGNKSTILDVYHNLNTNVGLRNSTATRLATIAQHENEAAQERVAAISGVNLDEEASNMMRFQQAYMASSRIMQAANDTFNTILQLR, encoded by the coding sequence ATGGCGTCGGATCTTCTGAATGTAGGTACTCAGAGCGTACTTACGGCTCAGAGACAGTTAAACACCACCGGTCATAACATTTCTAACGTCAATACAGAAGGTTATAGCCGTCAGTCTGTGGTTCAGGCGACCAACGACCCGCGTCAATTTGGCGGCTCTACCTACGGCATGGGCGTGCATGTGGAAAATGTTCGCCGCTCATGGGACCAGTTTGCCGTCAATGAACTCAATCTCTCTGCCACCAACTATGCCAACAAGAGCGACGTCGAAGCCAACTTAGAGATGCTTTCCGGTATGCTCTCTTCTGTGGCGTCGAAGAAAATTCCAGAAAACCTCAATGAATGGTTTGATGCCCTAAAAACGTTGGCGGACAGCCCTAACGACATGGGTGCACGTAAAGTATTGCTTGAAAAAGCGAGAATTATTGCTGAAACGGTGAACGGTTTTCACGAAACGGTGCGCCAGCAGTATGACGTGACCAATAAAAAGCTGGATATGGGTATCGAGCGCATCAACCAGATCGCGGTGGAAATTCGCGACATTCATCGCTTAATGATGCGTACCCCCGGGCAGCACAATGATTTGATGGACCAGCATGAAAAGTTGGTTAAAGAGCTCTCTGAGTACACCAAAGTCACCGTCACGCCACGCTCAAACGCGGAAGGCTTCAACATTCATATCGGCAACGGCCACACTTTGGTATCAGGTACTGAAGCAAGTCAGCTTAAGATGATCGGTGGCTATCCAGACGTTCATCAACGCCGTCTTGCCATCTACGAAGGCAATTCTCTGAAACCGATTAAAAGTGTTGCCTTAGACGGTAAGCTCGGCGCCATGCTGGATATGCGTGATAATCAGATCCCACATGTCATGGATGAAATGGGCAGAATGGCGGCAGCATTTTCGAATGAAGTCAACCTGTTACAAAAACAAGGCTTGGACTTGCGTGGCAACATCGGTGGGCTGATTTTTACCGATGTCAACTCGGAGTTAATTGCCAAATCGCGCGCGGTGGCTGCGCCGGATTCAACGGCTGAAGTCGCCGTCTTCATCAATGACATTGCCGCCTTACAGGGCGGCGAGTATGCCCTGCGCTATGATGGCAGTAACTACACCGTGACCAAACCGTCTGGTGAAACCGTTACGGTTTCACTCGATTCTGCTAAGTCCGCTTTCTATCTGGACGGCATGCGGGTTGAAGTGCGCAACGAGCCGAAATCAGGTGAAAAGATCCTCTTGCGCCCGACGCGAAATTCGGCGGCACAGATGAAGGTGGAAACCAATGATGCCAATACCATTGCCGCGCAGAGCTACGAAGCTTCCACGACTTTTGCTCAGGGCACCGCTCAGTTCCACATTCTGGCAGCCGGTGACTTGCGTGAATTTGAGGTGATTGTATCGCCCAAGGGCGATCAGTTTGCCGTGATTGACACCAAAGGCAACGTGGTGCGCAGCCCAGCGCCTTATCCAACTGATGGGCCGATCTCCGTGGTGCTGCCTTCCAACCACCCGAGCTACAAAGACGGCAAAGAAACGGTGTTTGAGTTGACCCCCGGTGCGCTGGCAAACGATAAGTTCACGGCAAACCTTGTCCCTTCGGACGGTGATAACGGCAACCTGAGAAAAATGCAGCAAATTCAGTTGGACAAAAAAATGGACGGCAATAAGTCGACCATTTTGGATGTGTATCACAACCTCAATACCAACGTAGGATTACGCAACTCAACGGCGACGCGCCTCGCGACCATCGCCCAGCACGAGAATGAAGCGGCGCAAGAGAGAGTGGCGGCGATTTCCGGGGTCAACTTGGATGAAGAGGCGTCTAACATGATGCGTTTTCAGCAAGCCTACATGGCATCGTCACGCATCATGCAGGCCGCCAACGATACCTTTAACACCATTTTGCAATTGAGATAG
- the flgL gene encoding flagellar hook-associated protein FlgL: MISRIASFHNYQSVQNDLRRMENKIHHNQAQLASGKKLLSPSDDPLATHYIQNIGQQAEQLKQYLDAIVLVRNRLEQHEVNVANQEQFADEAKRTVMEMINGALSPEDRMAKKREIEELANNFLYLANAQDESGNYTFAGTKSKTQPFFRDYDGSVTYSGDDYQRKMRISASLEMAMNDPGSKLFMDIPNPFGDYEPEYQLQNASELLLDKAVNEDYFDKSNYRVTFVDMSNGKWGYQLEKDGSVVAADEFNASTGIKYNDLTIDLRGQIKRGDVIELKPREHFSIFDSFKNAAKYSDASVSDANATAKLHQVTEEFHAAFIHLNKARTDIGARLSTLDIQEQQHEDFNLSLSKAKSNFEDLDYSKAIIEFNENSRALQASQLAFGKTKDLTLFNYL, translated from the coding sequence ATGATTTCACGTATTGCCAGCTTCCATAACTATCAGTCCGTTCAGAATGACTTGCGCCGAATGGAAAATAAAATCCATCACAATCAAGCGCAACTGGCTTCGGGCAAAAAGTTGCTCTCGCCGAGCGATGATCCGCTGGCGACGCACTACATTCAAAATATCGGCCAGCAGGCTGAGCAACTCAAACAGTATTTAGACGCGATTGTGCTGGTGCGCAACCGCCTAGAACAGCATGAAGTGAATGTGGCAAACCAAGAGCAGTTTGCCGATGAAGCCAAACGCACGGTAATGGAAATGATTAACGGTGCTTTGTCGCCGGAAGATCGAATGGCCAAAAAACGTGAAATAGAGGAACTGGCAAACAATTTCCTCTATTTGGCAAACGCACAGGATGAATCCGGCAACTACACCTTTGCTGGAACCAAATCGAAGACCCAGCCTTTTTTCCGTGATTACGATGGCAGCGTCACCTATTCCGGTGACGACTACCAACGCAAAATGCGTATTTCGGCCAGTTTAGAAATGGCGATGAACGATCCTGGCAGCAAGTTATTTATGGATATCCCGAACCCATTTGGTGATTACGAACCCGAATACCAGCTGCAAAATGCGTCTGAATTGCTGCTCGATAAAGCCGTCAATGAGGACTATTTCGACAAGTCGAACTATCGTGTCACCTTTGTCGACATGAGTAATGGCAAATGGGGCTATCAGTTGGAGAAAGATGGCAGTGTGGTGGCCGCCGATGAGTTTAACGCCAGCACTGGGATCAAATACAACGATTTGACGATTGATTTGCGTGGGCAAATCAAACGGGGAGATGTGATCGAGCTTAAACCTCGTGAACATTTCTCGATTTTTGACAGTTTTAAAAATGCGGCGAAGTATTCCGATGCCTCGGTCTCGGATGCCAACGCAACAGCGAAGTTGCATCAGGTGACTGAGGAATTTCATGCGGCTTTCATCCATTTAAACAAAGCCCGTACTGATATAGGTGCGCGCCTGAGTACCTTGGATATCCAAGAGCAGCAGCATGAAGACTTCAATCTATCTCTGAGTAAAGCTAAGAGTAACTTTGAAGACCTGGACTACTCCAAAGCAATTATTGAGTTCAATGAGAATTCCAGAGCATTGCAAGCTTCGCAGCTCGCGTTTGGTAAAACCAAAGATCTGACTCTGTTTAACTACTTATAA
- a CDS encoding flagellin, whose amino-acid sequence MAVTVSTNVSAMTAQRYLNKATDDLNVSMERLSSGHKINSAKDDAAGLQISNRLTAQSRGLDVAMRNANDGISIAQTAEGAMNEVTSVLQRMRDLSIQSANGTNTQAERQAINEEANALQDEINRIAETTSFGGRRLLNGSFGDASFQIGSNSGEAMIMGLTSVRADDFRMGGATFQSENGKDRNWSVSADNADMKIVLPMMGEDEDGNVDDLEINIMAKAGDDIEELATYINGQSDLINASVSEDGKLQIFVAEPNLKGEVSISGGLAKDLGLSDEPFKTTVQDVDLRTVQGSQNAISVIDAALKYVDSQRADLGAKQNRLNHSINNLANVQENVDASNSRIKDTDFAKETTQMTKAQILQQAGTSILAQAKQLPNSAMSLLQG is encoded by the coding sequence ATGGCTGTAACAGTAAGTACTAACGTTTCCGCGATGACCGCCCAACGTTACTTAAACAAAGCGACAGATGACCTCAACGTTTCTATGGAACGTTTGTCCTCTGGTCACAAAATTAACAGTGCCAAAGACGATGCAGCCGGTCTGCAAATCTCTAACCGTTTGACGGCTCAGTCGCGAGGTTTGGATGTGGCAATGCGTAACGCGAACGATGGTATTTCGATTGCGCAGACCGCAGAAGGGGCAATGAACGAGGTCACCTCGGTGTTGCAACGTATGCGTGATTTGTCTATCCAGTCGGCCAACGGCACCAATACGCAAGCAGAGCGTCAGGCGATTAACGAAGAAGCCAATGCCCTGCAAGATGAGATTAACCGTATTGCAGAAACGACCTCTTTCGGTGGTCGACGTTTGCTCAATGGCTCCTTCGGTGATGCGTCCTTCCAAATTGGCTCGAACTCCGGTGAAGCCATGATTATGGGCCTGACCAGTGTTCGCGCAGATGATTTCCGTATGGGCGGTGCCACCTTCCAATCGGAAAACGGCAAAGACCGCAATTGGAGTGTCAGTGCAGATAATGCCGATATGAAGATTGTCTTGCCGATGATGGGCGAAGATGAAGATGGCAACGTTGATGATCTAGAAATCAATATCATGGCCAAAGCGGGTGATGACATTGAAGAACTTGCGACCTACATCAACGGCCAGTCGGATCTGATTAACGCGTCAGTAAGTGAAGACGGCAAACTGCAAATCTTTGTCGCAGAGCCGAACTTAAAAGGTGAAGTATCCATTTCTGGCGGTTTAGCTAAGGATCTTGGTCTTAGCGATGAGCCGTTCAAGACCACGGTACAGGATGTTGATCTGCGTACCGTACAAGGCTCACAAAATGCCATCAGCGTGATTGATGCCGCGCTAAAATACGTCGACTCGCAGCGAGCGGATCTTGGTGCGAAGCAAAACCGTCTGAATCACAGCATTAACAACCTCGCTAACGTGCAGGAAAACGTCGATGCTTCGAACAGTCGAATTAAAGATACCGATTTTGCGAAGGAAACAACGCAAATGACGAAAGCACAAATATTGCAACAAGCAGGTACTTCAATACTTGCTCAAGCAAAACAGTTGCCAAACTCTGCAATGTCACTATTGCAGGGCTAA
- a CDS encoding flagellin, with amino-acid sequence MAVNVNTNVAAMTAQRYLNGANSAQQTSMERLSSGFKINSAKDDAAGLQISNRLNVQSRGLDVAVRNANDGISIAQTAEGAMNETTNILQRMRDLSLQSANGSNSKAERVAIQEEVTALNDELNRIAETTSFGGNKLLNGTYGTKSMQIGADNGEAVMLSLKDMRSDNQMMGGVSYQAEEGKDKNWTVSAGDNDLTISLTDTFGNEQEININAKAGDDIEELATYINGQTDLLKASIGEGGKLQIFAGTNKVDGEISFSGSLAGELGIGDGKKVTVDTIDVTSVQGAQESVAILDAALKYVDSHRAELGAFQNRFNHAISNLDNINENVNASKSRIKDTDFAKETTQLTKTQILSQASSSILAQAKQAPNSALSLLG; translated from the coding sequence ATGGCAGTGAATGTAAATACCAACGTAGCAGCAATGACAGCACAACGTTACCTAAACGGCGCAAACAGCGCACAACAAACGTCGATGGAACGCCTGTCTTCTGGTTTTAAAATCAACAGCGCGAAAGATGACGCAGCGGGTCTGCAAATCTCTAACCGCTTGAATGTACAAAGTCGTGGTTTGGATGTGGCGGTGCGTAACGCCAACGATGGTATCTCCATCGCGCAAACCGCAGAAGGTGCGATGAACGAAACCACCAACATCCTGCAACGTATGCGTGACTTGTCTTTGCAATCGGCTAACGGCTCAAACTCCAAAGCAGAGCGTGTGGCGATTCAAGAAGAAGTGACTGCGCTGAACGACGAGCTGAACCGTATCGCAGAAACCACATCATTTGGTGGTAACAAACTGCTCAACGGCACCTACGGCACCAAATCGATGCAGATTGGTGCGGACAACGGTGAAGCGGTAATGCTGTCTCTGAAAGACATGCGTTCAGACAACCAGATGATGGGTGGCGTTAGCTACCAAGCGGAAGAAGGGAAAGACAAAAACTGGACCGTTTCTGCCGGTGACAACGACCTGACTATCTCACTGACCGACACGTTTGGTAACGAGCAAGAGATCAACATCAACGCGAAAGCGGGCGATGACATCGAAGAGCTGGCTACTTATATCAACGGTCAAACCGACCTGCTGAAAGCGTCTATCGGTGAAGGCGGCAAGCTACAAATCTTCGCGGGTACCAACAAAGTTGACGGTGAAATCTCTTTCTCGGGCAGCCTAGCGGGTGAGCTTGGTATCGGTGACGGCAAAAAAGTGACGGTAGACACCATTGACGTGACCAGCGTGCAAGGTGCGCAAGAGTCGGTGGCAATTCTCGATGCGGCGCTGAAATACGTGGACAGCCACCGTGCGGAGTTGGGGGCGTTCCAGAACCGCTTCAACCACGCAATTAGCAACTTGGACAACATCAATGAGAACGTGAACGCGTCGAAGAGCCGTATCAAAGATACTGACTTCGCCAAAGAGACGACTCAATTGACCAAAACACAAATTCTGTCGCAAGCATCCAGTTCGATTCTTGCTCAGGCGAAACAAGCGCCAAACTCAGCGCTTAGCTTACTGGGTTAG
- a CDS encoding flagellin, with protein MVSINTNVSAMVSQRYLGNAAGQVAETQKNLSSGSRINSASDDAAGMQIANTLHVQIRGLDMALTNANNAYSVAQTAEGALQESSAILQRLRSLSLQSANGSNTDDDRQSMQQETVMLKDEMDRIARTTTFAGAELFNGKFGSKSFHLGANANSITLTLNNMRTQTPEMGGRHYLADVSLSPDWQVAKDSRQLNFTYQDAGGEEQKIQLSLKPGDNLEEVATYINAHQDVVNSSVTQDGRLQLYVSNRDAPDGVEISGSFNSEVDIEEHNEITLDDLDISTVGNAQLAVAVLDSAIKYVDSHRSEIGGFQNRVSGTMDNLQNIHRNVTASKGRIEDVDFARESTALVKSQFRQQATSALLAQAKQSPSGAIGLLA; from the coding sequence ATGGTTTCAATAAATACCAACGTGTCTGCGATGGTCTCCCAGCGATATCTGGGTAACGCAGCAGGTCAGGTGGCTGAAACCCAAAAAAATCTGAGTTCCGGATCAAGAATCAATAGTGCAAGTGATGATGCTGCAGGCATGCAAATCGCCAATACCTTACATGTGCAAATACGAGGTTTGGATATGGCGCTGACCAATGCAAATAACGCCTATTCAGTGGCACAAACCGCTGAAGGGGCATTGCAGGAAAGCAGTGCGATACTGCAGAGATTACGGTCGCTCTCTTTGCAATCCGCTAACGGCTCGAATACCGACGATGATCGTCAGAGTATGCAGCAGGAAACGGTGATGCTAAAAGATGAAATGGATAGAATCGCTAGAACCACAACCTTTGCCGGTGCTGAATTGTTTAACGGCAAATTTGGTTCTAAAAGTTTTCATCTTGGCGCGAATGCAAACTCCATCACACTGACATTAAACAACATGCGTACCCAGACACCTGAAATGGGCGGGCGTCACTATCTAGCAGATGTGAGTCTCTCCCCTGATTGGCAGGTCGCAAAAGATTCTCGGCAACTCAATTTTACTTATCAGGATGCGGGTGGTGAGGAGCAGAAGATACAGCTTTCCTTAAAACCTGGAGATAATCTTGAAGAAGTTGCGACTTATATCAACGCACACCAAGATGTCGTGAACTCATCGGTAACCCAAGATGGCAGATTGCAGTTGTATGTCTCAAATCGTGACGCGCCAGATGGAGTAGAGATAAGCGGCAGTTTTAACAGTGAAGTAGATATTGAGGAGCATAACGAGATTACTCTCGATGATCTTGATATTAGTACAGTGGGTAACGCTCAACTGGCAGTCGCAGTGTTAGATAGTGCAATTAAATACGTTGATTCTCATCGGAGTGAAATTGGTGGTTTTCAAAACCGAGTATCGGGAACAATGGACAATTTGCAAAATATTCATCGCAATGTCACTGCATCAAAAGGAAGGATAGAGGACGTCGACTTTGCTAGAGAGTCAACTGCTTTAGTAAAATCGCAGTTCCGCCAGCAAGCCACCTCTGCTTTATTGGCTCAGGCCAAACAATCACCAAGCGGCGCGATAGGATTACTGGCATAA
- the crr gene encoding PTS glucose transporter subunit IIA, which produces MGLFDKLKKLVSDDSADAGAIEIIAPLSGEIVNIEDVPDVVFAEKIVGDGIAIKPAGNKMVAPVNGTIGKIFETNHAFSIESDDGVELFVHFGIDTVELKGEGFKRIAEEGQTVKAGDTVIEFDLALLEEKAKSTLTPVVISNMDEIKELNKLSGSVVVGETPVLRVTK; this is translated from the coding sequence ATGGGTCTGTTTGATAAACTTAAGAAGCTTGTATCTGATGACAGCGCTGATGCTGGTGCAATCGAGATCATCGCACCTTTGTCTGGTGAAATCGTAAACATTGAAGATGTGCCAGATGTTGTTTTTGCTGAGAAAATCGTCGGCGATGGTATCGCTATCAAACCAGCAGGCAACAAGATGGTTGCTCCTGTAAACGGTACTATCGGTAAGATCTTCGAAACCAACCACGCGTTCTCTATCGAGTCTGACGATGGTGTTGAGCTTTTCGTTCACTTCGGGATCGATACCGTTGAGCTGAAAGGTGAAGGCTTCAAGCGTATCGCAGAAGAAGGTCAAACTGTAAAAGCAGGCGACACTGTGATTGAGTTCGACCTAGCGCTCCTTGAAGAGAAAGCAAAATCAACCCTAACTCCTGTTGTTATCTCTAACATGGATGAAATCAAAGAGTTGAACAAACTTTCTGGTTCTGTGGTTGTCGGTGAAACGCCAGTTCTACGCGTGACTAAGTAA